A stretch of the Ptiloglossa arizonensis isolate GNS036 chromosome 1, iyPtiAriz1_principal, whole genome shotgun sequence genome encodes the following:
- the Kel gene encoding kelch protein: MESAGQGQVQNSSNNNDSSENKGSCLLLRYASQNSLDESSQKHVPRESGRDKPPYRNHHHTNRAFDVINEMRKKNLLCDVTLVADGGMEVPAHKMVLAACSPYFYAMFTSFEERDQERITLQGVDYSALELLVDYVYSAEVHVTEDNVQVLLPAANLLQLTDVRDACCDFLQAQLHPSNCLGIRAFADLHGCLELLSHADSYIEQHFSEVVDGEEFSTLAPQQVAKLICSDRLMVPSEEKVFECVISWVHHDLEKRQAHLAQLMEHVRLPLLSQEYLVQRVEEEPLLKANLQCKDFLIEALKYHLLKGEQKSLFKTPRTKPRQPRGLPKVLLVVGGQAPKAIRSVECYDFKEEKWYQVSELPTRRCRAGLSVLGGRVYAVGGFNGSLRVRTVDIYDATTDQWSPCPEMEARRSTLGVAVLGNCIYAVGGFDGSTGLNSAEVYDPRTHEWRLIAPMSTRRSSVGVGVVKGLLYAVGGYDGASRQCLSSVECYNPEKDQWKPVPDMSARRSGAGVGVLDGILYAVGGHDGPLVRKSVEAFNPDTNQWTPVSDMALCRRNAGVVALNGLLYVVGGDDGVSSLASVEVYSPRTDTWTTLPTCMGIGRSYAGVAIIDKPMPSTTSM, from the exons tTGCTTGCTACTTCGATATGCTAGTCAGAATTCTTTGGACGAGAGTTCACAGAAACATGTACCCCGAGAAAGTGGAAGGGATAAGCCACCTTATAGGAATCATCATCACACAAATCGAGCCTTTGATGTCATTAATGAAATGCGAAA gaaaaatttgttatgcGATGTAACATTAGTGGCAGATGGAGGCATGGAGGTACCTGCGCATAAAATGGTTCTTGCTGCCTGTAGTCCTTACTTTTATGCTATGTTTACAAGTTTTGAGGAACGAGATCAAGAAAGAATAACACTACAAGGTGTTGATTACTCTGCACTAGAGTTGCTCGTAGATTATGTATATTCTGCAGAGGTACATGTGACTGAAGATAATGTACAAGTGCTATTGCCAGCAGCAAATCTTTTACAATTGACCGATGTCCGTGATGCGTGTTGTGATTTTCTGCAAGCTCAGTTGCATCCATCAAACTGCCTAGGAATTCGTGCATTTGCAGATCTTCATGGTTGTCTGGAATTATTATCACACGCGGATAGCTACATTGAACAACATTTTTC GGAAGTGGTGGACGGTGAGGAATTTTCAACATTAGCACCGCAGCAAGTTGCTAAACTGATTTGTAGTGATCGTTTAATGGTACCTTCGGAagaaaaagtattcgaatgtgTGATATCTTGGGTACACCATGATTTGGAAAAGAGACAAGCTCATTTAGCTCAATTAATGGAACATGTGCGCTTACCTTTGCTCTCGCAAGAATATTTAGTACAACGTGTGGAGGAAGAACCGCTTCTTAAAGCAAACTTACAAT GTAAAGATTTCTTAATTGAAGCTCTGAAGTATCATTTACTTAAAGGAGAACAAAAATCACTATTTAAAACACCTCGTACAAAACCCAGACAACCAAGAGGATTACCTAAAGTATTGTTAGTAGTTGGTGGACAAGCTCCAAAAGCAATTAGAAGTGTCGAATGTTATGatttcaaagaagaaaaatggTATCAGGTATCCGAATTACCTACACGTCGTTGTAGAGCTG gTTTATCCGTCCTCGGTGGTCGAGTCTATGCTGTTGGTGGATTTAATGGATCTCTCAGAGTACGAACGGTAGACATATATGATGCAACTACAGATCAGTGGTCACCTTGTCCAGAAATGGAAGCGAGAAGATCAACACTTGGTGTAGCAGTTCTTGGAAATTGCATTTATGct GTTGGTGGATTTGACGGTTCGACTGGTTTAAATTCCGCTGAGGTATATGATCCCAGGACTCACGAATGGAGGTTAATAGCACCAATGTCAACACGTAGAAGTAGCGTTGGTGTGGGTGTCGTTAAGGGATTACTATATGCT GTTGGCGGTTACGATGGAGCTTCGCGACAATGTCTTTCTAGTGTTGAATGTTATAATCCAGAGAAAGATCAATGGAAACCAGTACCTGATATGTCTGCACGTCGTAGTGGCGCCGGTGTcggtgtattagatggaattttATATGCTGTAGGGGGCCACGATGGTCCTTTGGTTAGGAAAAGCGTAGAAGCTTTTAATCCAGATACTAATCAGTGGACTCCAGTCAGCGATATGGCCCTTTGCCGTAGAAATGCTg GTGTTGTCGCACTAAATGGACTTTTATACGTGGTGGGAGGTGATGACGGTGTATCGAGTTTGGCGTCCGTAGAAGTGTACTCTCCGAGAACCGACACCTGGACAACTCTTCCCACTTGCATGGGAATTGGTCGTAGCTACGCAGGGGTGGCAATAATCGATAAACCAATGCCGTCTACGACATCGATGTGA